In the genome of Lathyrus oleraceus cultivar Zhongwan6 chromosome 4, CAAS_Psat_ZW6_1.0, whole genome shotgun sequence, the window CTAACACAAAAACTATAGGCTATAAACTGCTAAAAATTAATTTATCAACAGCAAGCCTAAATGATACTCCTATAAGCTATTGGTACCTTAAGGCAATTGTATTTGCCAAACGGAACCTATATGTAAGTTTGCATGTAATGTGATTCACTTTAAAGCAGTTGAGGTTTTTTATAACAAAAAAGGTAAAATAAGTAAGGGACCTAATCCAACGGTTGAAATGTGATAAGATAGTGACTTGAAGTAGATTCTTTGATTTATTATGTTTTGTTTGGCTCTCTTGATTTCGTGTATGTTTGGTTTTTATATTTGGGAGATTAAAAACAATTCTATTGATGTTGAATTAATTTTGAAGTCATTTTAATATGTTTGATTCTTTTAAATTAGAATTAATTATGTTTTTAGAGTTAATTATGTTTTTTTGGTAAATTTTTTAGTATTCTAAGTTGGGTACACGTGCCTTTAGTGTAAattcttttaaaattttaatttatttcaaaataaaataaaatgaaaaaataatataACATTAAATTAGACCCAACTAAATTTAAGAATATTGAAGTGTTCACTTTTTTTATTTGTACTTTTTACATATATTAATAAATGTTGTTAGCTTTTAAATAATCGTTATCTTTTTTTATATTATCTTCaaatttttattaatttatttatttgactttttttaatgataaataattaaagataattttaataaaattaaaatcaattctTTTCTAAActttaaaataatattaaaaaaacaattaaaaaatagaaaacaaTTAGAAAGGAATATATGGAGTATTTTAAAGTTAAAATTTAAACATTTGAGTTTAAATTAAATTTATCAATCAACTTAGTTCAcataaaattatttaaatataaattattttatttttaaattatatttaattaaaataaattttacaGAATCTATTCAGACCGTTTTCACCTTGCCCTTTCTTAAAAAAAAATTCCATGACTCTCCTACTTCGACATAAAAGTTCTAAGATATTCCAATTTGAAGAAGAAGTTCGGTCATTAAATGGTCAAGGATACCCTACATTTTTTTGTGTGGGGTCTCTATCAATAAAAGATGATACCATTgataattaaaaaataaaaaataaaataatatatataatatatatatatatatatatatatatatatatatatatatatataatatatatatatatataatatatatatatatatatatataataatatatattatatatatatatatatatatatatatatatatatatatctataatatatatataatatatatattatatatattatataatatatatatatatatatatatatatcgacCTCTCGGCCATTAAATGACCGAACTCCTTTTTCTAAATGCTGCTTCAATAAATAGATGAATGTGTTGAGAAAAAAGAATAGTtgaaatttttattttcaatttaaGATATTTTGGAATTTGTATTAAAAAAAAGTATTTTTGGTTAAAAACTCATCTATTCATTccaaatcaattttttttattaaaaaaagaAACATAGGCATAGTGACGGTAATTCACTTACTTTACCTTTGGTTAGGTGGAGTATTATATTATGTTAGCATTCGACAGCACGTATTAGTATCACCACTACCAATACCATTCGTCTTCGAACCTTAGGCGGAGATTTCATACCCATTTTCCCATTTAAAcctctctctctctatctctccCTCAACTTCTCCTCCCAATTCCCATTACCATTCCTAGGTATGTTTCTTCTTCTCTCTCTCACTCTTTCACAGATCTCATTTTCAGTTCCATCATTATTTTCTCTCTTTTGTTTATTTCAGATCTGTTCTTTCATTACCGTCTTCTCTTAATCATAGATTTCATTATAAATTATGCTCCAACACTATCATGAGTTTACACCCTTAGATTCATCTTTCCATGCTTTTATCTACTTGTTGTATTAGTATATTTTGTGATGAATAATAACCCATGCATATAGTTTCCAATGTATTTAGGTCATGTTTGGATAAACACCTTCATTAACTGCTCATATTTTGGCTATTCCAATAACAAAATTAAAGTGAAGCGAAATTATTTTCATCATGCAGAGCTTATGGAAACAAGTCATAAGCTGTTTCCAGAAGCTCTTCCAAACATGCGTAtcttttctgttttgttttgggtttgggtttgtgtttgtgttttaaTGGATGTATTTTGTGTATTCAGAGGTTGAGATGGCAACAGCAGCATCAGCAGCTACTTTTTCTATTGGAACCGCCCAAACAGGGAGGTCACTTTCTCCATCAAACCCTTTTGGTTTCAAATCCAATTCCCAGGTTAATTTCTCTGGCCTCAAGGCCATGTCATCTTTCTCTGGCAACGAAACTTGTGCTGCTCTTCGTGCAACTTTTGCTCCCAAAGCTGTAAAAGAAAACCAAAACCGAAACCACATCTTGCAGCCACAGGCATCCTACAAAGTAGCGCTTCTCGGTGCTGCCGGAGGGATTGGTCAGCCACTGGCACTTCTCATCAAGATGTCGCCTTTGGTATCCGACCTGCATCTCTATGATATCGCGAACGTTAAGGGAGTTGCTGCTGATATTAGTCATTGCAACACTCCTTCAAAAGTTGCGGATTTCACAGGAGCTGCTGAGTTAGCCAATTGTTTGAAAGGTGTGGATGTTGTTGTTATACCTGCTGGTGTTCCTAGGAAACCCGGGATGACTCGTGATGATCTTTTCAACATCAATGCCGGTATAGTTAGAGACTTGGTCTCTGCCGTTGCAGATAATTGCCCTGGGGCTTTTATTCATATTATTAGTAATCCGGTGAATTCTACTGTGCCTATTGCTGCTGAAATTCTGAAACAAAAAGGTGTCTATGATCCTAAAAAGCTCTTTGGTGTTAGCACACTTGATGTTGTGAGGGCAAACACCTTTGTTGCTCAGAGAAAGAACTTGAGGCTGATTGATGTAGATGTCCCTGTTGTTGGGGGGCATGCTGGGATTACCATTCTTCCTCTTTTGTCAAAGACAAAACCCTCGGCGAGTTTCACTGATGAAGAAATTGAGGAGCTGACTGTCAGGATTCAAAATGCTGGAACTGAAGTTGTTGAGGCAAAAGCTGGTGCAGGGTCTGCAACTTTGTCAATGGCTTATGCAGCAGCTAGATTTGTTGAATCCTCTCTTCGTGCGCTTGACGGAGATGCTGATGTGTACGAGTGCTCATATGTACAGTCAGATCTGACTGACCTTCCGTTTTTTGCTTCAAGGGTGAAGATTGGTAGGAAAGGAGTCGAGGCTTTCATTCCAACTGATCTCCAAGGATTGAGTGAGTACGAGCAGAAGGCTTTGGAAGCACTCAAGCCAGAACTTAAGGCCAGTATCGAGAAGGGGGTTGCTTTTGCTCAAAAGCAAACTGTTGTCGCTTAACTTATTTTGCAAATGCGTTTATGCAATAATCTCGTGTCCTTTTGAGAGGATGAATACTACTTAGAGAACTTAGGTGGCAGATTTATTGTAGAATCATTTACTGCTTCCAGAATTTAGGACTTGAATTTTCTGTTGTA includes:
- the LOC127073794 gene encoding malate dehydrogenase, chloroplastic, producing MATAASAATFSIGTAQTGRSLSPSNPFGFKSNSQVNFSGLKAMSSFSGNETCAALRATFAPKAVKENQNRNHILQPQASYKVALLGAAGGIGQPLALLIKMSPLVSDLHLYDIANVKGVAADISHCNTPSKVADFTGAAELANCLKGVDVVVIPAGVPRKPGMTRDDLFNINAGIVRDLVSAVADNCPGAFIHIISNPVNSTVPIAAEILKQKGVYDPKKLFGVSTLDVVRANTFVAQRKNLRLIDVDVPVVGGHAGITILPLLSKTKPSASFTDEEIEELTVRIQNAGTEVVEAKAGAGSATLSMAYAAARFVESSLRALDGDADVYECSYVQSDLTDLPFFASRVKIGRKGVEAFIPTDLQGLSEYEQKALEALKPELKASIEKGVAFAQKQTVVA